CGGATGCATCAATCACACGGAGGTTCTTTACGCCGTGGACCTTGAGGCCAGGGTCGACAACACCCTGCTGGATGTTCTTAGAAAGACGAGCAGTACCGCAAGGGTGGAAGGAGGTCTGGGAGCGGTCCAGGACAGTCCTCTTCATGAACTTGTCGTCATGAAGAGGCATCTCCCATGGGTACTCGCCCTCAATGATATCCTTGAAGCCCTCGCCGTTCTTCAACACATCGTAGGCGTATCTGATACCCTCGCGGATGGCGATGATGTCGAGGTCGTTGTTGAAGTAGTTCAGGTTAATGTTGGGCTGCTGCAGTGGGTCGGCGCTGTTGAGGGTAACCTCACCGGGCTCGGAGACGGGGCGTACAAGGTCGACCATGACAGTGATGTAGTTGCCCTTGCTTGGTGTGGGGTAGTGCCACTGGAAGGCGCTTCCGAAGAGACAGACGAAGTCAAGCTCGAAGTGAGGTTGGCCATAAGGGCAGAAGGGGTCCTTGCCGCCGTTCGAGGCCTTGGCCTGGCGGTACTGGGGATCCTTTTCGAGGTACTTGTCGATACGAGGGAAACCAACCATCTCGAGGAAGCCGGAGCCCAGAGGACCGCCATAGTTGTTTTGATAGGCCTTGATGGCCTGGCTGTTCTGGGGGGTGCCCTTGCGGAGGACGTAGTCGTCCATACCGAAGCCGTCCTTGACGCGGAGGACGAATGGAACACCAGGGTGGTCGAGGAGGTGCTGACCAACGTGGAGGTTGTCAACGATTATGGGGATGCCGTGCTTCTTGAGCTCTGCAGCAGGCCCGATACCACTAAGCATCAGCAGCTTAGGGGACTCGAAGACACCCTGGGAAACGATGACTTCGCGGTTGGCAAAGAGATTGAGTTCCTGGCCAGAAGCAGTGATGACAGTCACACCCTTGCAGGTCTTATCAGCATTGTCAATGATAAGCTTCTTCGAGTGCACCTGGGGCAGGATAGTGATGTTTGGCTTGTCTGTGACACAGAGGAAACTGCCGGATCGGCGACCCTTGTAGATTGAGTTGACACTGTGGGTCAGGCCAACCATTTGACCGTCGAagatattctcgttgattGGCTGACCGGTGGACTTCCAGGCCTTGGTAAGGAGGTCACGGAAGGGCTGCATTTCGGGAATAAGTTCCGAGTGGGAAATGGGGATGGGGCCGTTCTGGCCGATCTTCTTCAGGTCTGGTGAATATGCCTTCTCATCGTCGTGGTAGGTCGCACTCTTCCGCAGGTAAAAAACGAGTGGGTCCCAAGTCCACTCCTTTCCACCGTACTCTTCCCACATATCAAAGGTACCTTTGGATCCAGGGACCCAGGTAAAGTAGTTCAGGGACGAACTGCCACCAAGTGCCTTACCACGGGTGTTGGGCTTCTCAATACGCTCGTAGTCATCTCTCTTGACCATGGTGGTCTTGTAGGCCCAATCGTACTCGCTGTCACGGAGCTCCATAGCTTCCGAAGGGGTTCTGATCTTTTCAATGTCTTTGGAGTTGGCAACACCAGCCTCAACGACTAGGATCTTAGCGTTGGGGTTCTCGGCCAGGCGGCCAGCAACGACGTTGCCAGCAGTGCCACCACCGACGACAATGAAGTCGAATCTAGCATTGTCCTTGACAGACATGATGAACGGAGGTCAATTCAAAAGATTGTGAAAATGATTGAATGTTCTCGAGAGAGGCAGGAAGGCTTGATCAATCCACAAAAGTGTAGACTTCTATAAGCCTTTTATAACTGAGGTGTTGGGCATTCTGGAAGAGACCAGGCTCCATGCAGTATAGGAGATACGCATCCCATTTTCCTATTTCCTACCCCTCAGTGGACGTCATTGACTCGGATGCAAGCAAGAAAGCAGCAGCTCCACGGATCTTGGAATCTGGACCCGCCTAACATCTCCGCATTGATTCTGTTGTACTTTCACATTGGGGTGCATGTCTATGAGTTGCACAGATTGTGAGTCCGACATCTGGCACTATCTCATACCCTCACTTGTGTCACGCACGTCAAGACGTCCCAGACCGCCTCCATTTGACTATTTGAACTGGTAGTATCTCGCTGGCCGGCTGGGACCGAAAGAATATCCCAAATCCATAATCCTTGGGACGAGTTACGATCATTTCGAAGGAATCCAGCTGAGACGCGGGGTCAGCCCAACCAATGGATACTGAGGGGCATCGCACATGCAACGTCCAAGGATGCCTTCCGCATCTGAGACGGTCGTAAGTCGGATCAATCTACAAAGCCCTGACCAGATTCGCAAAGCTCCGCATCATGTGGTTGGCTGTTCAGAAGTACGCAGTATCCTGTCTCCTCTTCAAAGTTCACCTACAGGAAGGAGCATTTGAGCAGAGACTCGATGGAGAGCGAACGAAAGTCCCACAAATGGATCCACCTGGCTACTCGTCAGGACATCTGCTGCATCCATGTTTGCAGTCTAGTCATTGAATGGATTTGATTGAACTTTGTCTTATCTGTGGCCGTTTCCATTGGGACCTGCCGAGAATAGATTGCAAGCCCCGGGTCCGGAATATGGCTACCAGAGAAAGCTGGTCAAGGCGTTATTCTAGAGCTCAATGGCTCAACCTTGTAAGTATGCGGCTCCAACCGAACTACAACTGGCGCTAAGACCGGTGGCCATACTTTGGATGTGCCTAACTTTAAGCTGAAGAGCGTAGGTTGTGCAAGGAATCCATCTCAATTGCAGGATCCACTTGCATGAGGACCATTATGACCAGTCCAGAAATACTGCCTTGCAAGTTCTTCAATTAATATCCTCTGCATTGTCTTATTTTAGGCAGCTTCGGGCCCCGAGAATTGTGAAGCGTGGACTGTGATACTCAATGTCATGCGAGAATTTTAAGCTCCAGCAAGGTTCTAAGCTGTCCAGAGGACTGGGTCCAGGTTCCCGCTTTTGCTGCACTGGCCGGATTTAGTAATCGTAATTGGCCAATCAGATTCTTGCATTGGGAGTGGAGggctttcatcatggatGCTGTCATACCTCCTCTCGCCGCCCGCAAGTGACTTTAGCCCTGGACCATTACACCACCATGGCATTCTTGCGTTAGCTCGTGCGAACGGGATGAATGTACAGAGGAATGTGAATGAGGGGTCATTGGCGGTGGACCCTTCCTGGCTGTCGACGACAGAGCTCTAATGAATGTAAGCGTAATACTAAGGCGCAATGCAAAAGCATCTGCGACGTGAGCTTTTCCACGGCTTAAGACCATATAAATTAGACCCCTCGGGCGAGCTAAACCCACCATATCTGACCTATTACCATCACCCCAATTGTCATTCAGCATGGGCGACGACAGATACTACACTTTGGCCGAAGGTACGAGACCCCTTTAATTTGGATTTGTGCTTGATTCTGACTAGTTACAGGATGCCCCTTCGCAAACAACAGCACCGCTGTGCTGATGCGGGGCAGACAGGGCGGCAGCCTAGGATTGCTTCAGGATACCCAGCTCATTGAGACTTTAGCTCATTTCTCTCGCGAAAGAATCCCGGAGCGGTTAGATTCTTGTCCAATTGATCGGTTACTTTTAAGATTTCAAGTATACTGACGTTGAAACCTTGAATAGAGTCGTTCATGCCAAAGCTGTTGGGTAAGCCTTTGTGAAGCCTTCCCGTGAATTCATCGCTTGACATTCTTGTAGATCCTACGGCGAGTTCGAAGCCACCCGCGACTGCTCCGACTTCACCTGCGCCAGCTTCCTCAACAAGGTCGGAAAGAAGACTCCGGTGCTTCAGCGCGTGTCAACGGTCGGACCCGAGTCGGGATCTGCCGATACTTCTCGCGACGTGCACGGATGGGCAATGAAGCTCTACACGGACGAGGGAAACCTCGACTGGGTTTTTAACAACACGGTATGCTCGGAAGCTGTCTATGTAATGTTGTGAATGGTCTATTCTTACTGTTACTACGTCAGCCTGTCTTTTTCATTCGCGACCCGATCAAGTTCCCGTCGATGAACCGATCCCACAAGCGACACCCCCAGACTCACCTTCCTGACGCAAACATGGTAAGTCCTCTCCTGCTTGTAACCGGTAAAGAGCAAATCTAATCAGTATCACAGTTCTGGGAGTATGTCTCATTCTCGAGCTCCAATCGTTGAATCAGACTGATCCATGTAGTTTTCACGTCGGCAACCCCGAAGGCATCCATCAACTTCTGGTTCTATTCAGTGACCGCGGCACTCCCAAATCGGTCCGCTACATGAATTCGTACAGTGGACATACATACAAGTTCACTAAACCGGTAGGCGATGATATTATCAGATGTTAGACCTTTCTCTAATTGGAGCTATATCTAGGATGGCTCATTCAAATACGCCAAAATCCACGTCAAAACCCAGCAAGGGATACAGAACTGGAGCCGCGAAGAAGCTACCAGGATCGCCGGAGAGAACCCTGACTACATGATCCAGGACATGTTTGAGGCCATCGAGCGGGGCGACTATCCTGTCTGGAATGTCTATGTCCAGCTGATGAGCCCTGAGGAGGCCGAGAAGTACAAGGTGAACCTCTTTGATATGACCAAGGTTTGGTCGCATAAGGATTTCCCTCTGCTGCAGATCGGTCGTCTTACTATGAACCGCAATGTAAGTCACTGTAACCGCTTTCCAATCCTCAGTTGCAGTCGCTGAACTAGAAAAGCCGCGAAACTACTTCGCAGACATTGAGCAAGCCGCATTCTCGCCATCCACTATGATTCCGGGATTCGCCGCGTCTGCTGATCCAGGTAAACTGGACCAATTCTGTtccctaagatccccaaggCTAACTCGGACCAAGTGCTCCAAGCACGTCTCTTCGCATACCCCGACGCGGCCCGTTACCGACTCGGCGTGAACTACCAGCAACTCCCCACCAACGCAGCCAAGGTCCAGGTTTACTGTCCTTTCCAGAGAGACGGAAAGATGCGATTTGACGACAACTACGGCGGAGACCCCAACTACGTTGGCTCCTCCATCAAGCCCACCAAGTTCTACCAAGAAGTGAAGGGAACTCACCCTGCAGCACTGGCCCTACACACCGAGCATGAAAAGTGGGCGGGTGAGGTCTCAGCCTATACTAGCGAAATCACTGACGAAGACTTTGTCCAGCCCGCAGCATTGTGGGAGGTTATTGGCCGCGAGCCTGGTCACCAGGATAGGCTTATTGACAATCTCGTCGGCAGCATGAAGGGTGTTAAGTACCCGGAGTTGCGCAAGGCTGTCTATAGTAAGTATCCCACTAACGTCTTCGAAGAGATCCATCCAGTGTAAATCTAATGCTTAATATAGGCCTCTTTAGTCGTGTCAACAAGGATTTTGGATTGAGGTTGGAAGAGCGTACAGAAGCAGCAATCAAGGCTGCGTGAGATCGATAAGCCTATTGTAAGGCTTTTTCTACTTGCATGCCCAAGTCGGTAGTTTGCTGATTACTCCTGATAATTCGATTAATTGAGGCTACTTTGGATGGCCATTTGCGCGGGTTTCAGTGCGTGATTTGATACCAGAGAGCCGTTCGCGAAAGGtagttattattattattattatttaatcaagtttattgtccataccgagccgtagagctatgatagaccatgattcgtggactcgaggtcagtggctattctacagtcgcttgtccccataggttcctgaggcgttagccccattctatcatctttctgatccttttcctcgctccagaccgcctgtatgcgcagggcttttgagcacagtgctctccttgtgttttggagcaagatgggtgtgagttgcatcctcccggacctggatccgatgtaggtatgttcctatagctgcatgtcctgacttcagttgaaaataccggcttgctaggtgctTGGGAGCCATTGCAGCTGCcaggtcgagccgccagttcctctgtggcctgtatgttcgttgaccttgttgggatcgctttCCAAGCTCCTTAGTGAGCCGTCTTTGCCTTTGTGTtgtaatggcttctgttcgggctctacaggcaaaggccagagagatctctcttgggcctcttcctggaggCTTATTGGCTGCCTGCTTTGccgcctggtcagctctctcatttccttctacTCCTGCGTGTCCCggaacccattggatagGGGTTGACAACCTTGGGCATGTAGTTTCTTGGCTATAACATGTGCCTgaatcactaatgcttgatctggccctggctgggtgtgtcgtaGCCTCGTAATGgcagcttgggagtccagcaggatagtgactggtctttgatctcccactttctctgctaactgaaGTGCTCAAACAACTccaagaagctctgcatcaaagacctcatgtcCCTTGCCCAATGGGAACTCCCGGGTCTTCCAGGCTCCTGGTTTTTG
The sequence above is a segment of the Aspergillus chevalieri M1 DNA, chromosome 6, nearly complete sequence genome. Coding sequences within it:
- a CDS encoding GMC family oxidoreductase (CAZy:AA3;~CAZy:AA8;~COG:E;~EggNog:ENOG410PFN0;~InterPro:IPR012132,IPR036188,IPR000172,IPR007867;~PFAM:PF05199,PF00732;~antiSMASH:Cluster_6.1;~go_function: GO:0016614 - oxidoreductase activity, acting on CH-OH group of donors [Evidence IEA];~go_function: GO:0050660 - flavin adenine dinucleotide binding [Evidence IEA];~go_process: GO:0055114 - oxidation-reduction process [Evidence IEA]); protein product: MSVKDNARFDFIVVGGGTAGNVVAGRLAENPNAKILVVEAGVANSKDIEKIRTPSEAMELRDSEYDWAYKTTMVKRDDYERIEKPNTRGKALGGSSSLNYFTWVPGSKGTFDMWEEYGGKEWTWDPLVFYLRKSATYHDDEKAYSPDLKKIGQNGPIPISHSELIPEMQPFRDLLTKAWKSTGQPINENIFDGQMVGLTHSVNSIYKGRRSGSFLCVTDKPNITILPQVHSKKLIIDNADKTCKGVTVITASGQELNLFANREVIVSQGVFESPKLLMLSGIGPAAELKKHGIPIIVDNLHVGQHLLDHPGVPFVLRVKDGFGMDDYVLRKGTPQNSQAIKAYQNNYGGPLGSGFLEMVGFPRIDKYLEKDPQYRQAKASNGGKDPFCPYGQPHFELDFVCLFGSAFQWHYPTPSKGNYITVMVDLVRPVSEPGEVTLNSADPLQQPNINLNYFNNDLDIIAIREGIRYAYDVLKNGEGFKDIIEGEYPWEMPLHDDKFMKRTVLDRSQTSFHPCGTARLSKNIQQGVVDPGLKVHGVKNLRVIDASVIPVIPDCRIQNSVYMVGEKGADAIKRDHSDFY
- a CDS encoding catalase (COG:P;~EggNog:ENOG410PHB8;~InterPro:IPR018028,IPR011614,IPR010582,IPR024711, IPR037060,IPR020835;~PFAM:PF00199,PF06628;~antiSMASH:Cluster_6.1;~go_function: GO:0004096 - catalase activity [Evidence IEA];~go_function: GO:0020037 - heme binding [Evidence IEA];~go_process: GO:0006979 - response to oxidative stress [Evidence IEA];~go_process: GO:0055114 - oxidation-reduction process [Evidence IEA]), translated to MGDDRYYTLAEGCPFANNSTAVLMRGRQGGSLGLLQDTQLIETLAHFSRERIPERVVHAKAVGSYGEFEATRDCSDFTCASFLNKVGKKTPVLQRVSTVGPESGSADTSRDVHGWAMKLYTDEGNLDWVFNNTPVFFIRDPIKFPSMNRSHKRHPQTHLPDANMFWDFHVGNPEGIHQLLVLFSDRGTPKSVRYMNSYSGHTYKFTKPDGSFKYAKIHVKTQQGIQNWSREEATRIAGENPDYMIQDMFEAIERGDYPVWNVYVQLMSPEEAEKYKVNLFDMTKVWSHKDFPLLQIGRLTMNRNPRNYFADIEQAAFSPSTMIPGFAASADPVLQARLFAYPDAARYRLGVNYQQLPTNAAKVQVYCPFQRDGKMRFDDNYGGDPNYVGSSIKPTKFYQEVKGTHPAALALHTEHEKWAGEVSAYTSEITDEDFVQPAALWEVIGREPGHQDRLIDNLVGSMKGVKYPELRKAVYSLFSRVNKDFGLRLEERTEAAIKAA